One segment of Mugil cephalus isolate CIBA_MC_2020 chromosome 14, CIBA_Mcephalus_1.1, whole genome shotgun sequence DNA contains the following:
- the zbtb8b gene encoding zinc finger and BTB domain-containing protein 8B, with protein MEVPCYLPKLLFELNEQRKRDFFCDCSILVEGRVFKAHRNVLFAGSGYFRALLVHYLQDNGQRYSTASLDIVTADAFSVILDFLYSGRLALNRSNVIEVMSAASYLQMTDLVSFCKGYISSSLEICSKDKERNTEKDNQAQKGGTGPADSGTPAATTSSGAGVTESHSQVAEADRGSALGPESETSARTPLSIAATTPPASGRDSGYPSREEFAPGSESQKVHVDQTNLSSSSSSALTLELVNPKIEYDPDEELMESPDTKDLSSYPGPSLHNDHHSRLLPTSPSNSNERSPLGYNSSFNTRQLMEMLARGEGPSPLGDRVGQRFTQGLGSNTGGSRMDEGLGFVGSSIMEIQSDWLGEDTGDGLVVPVKLHKCPFCPYTAKQKGIMKRHIRCHTGERPFPCPMCGKRFTRQEHLRSHALSVHRQCWPVSCKSCRRTFTGPSVSPGLRRFGICDGCSCVTTTHDDSAPVHPSGQAEPMERADGGADWSSFMDDVDEVEVGRVEDLVEKQMLERQLAACTDVSHTL; from the exons ATGGAGGTGCCTTGCTACCTGCCCAAACTGCTCTTTGAGCTCAATGAGCAGCGCAAGCGGGACTTCTTCTGTGACTGCAGCATCCTCGTCGAGGGCCGCGTCTTCAAGGCCCATCGTAACGTGTTGTTTGCCGGCAGTGGCTATTTTAGGGCCCTTCTGGTACACTACCTACAG GACAACGGACAGCGCTACAGCACGGCGTCACTGGACATCGTAACAGCTGACGCCTTCTCCGTCATTCTGGACTTCCTCTACTCCGGCCGCTTGGCCCTCAACAGGAGCAACGTCATTGAGGTGATGTCGGCGGCCAGCTACCTGCAGATGACTGATCTGGTGAGCTTTTGCAAAGGGTACATCAGCTCGTCCTTGGAAATATGCAGCAAGGACAAGGAGAGGAACACGGAGAAGGACAACCAGGCGCAAAAGGGAGGGACGGGTCCTGCCGATAGTGGCACGCCTGCTGCAACGACCTCCAGTGGTGCTGGGGTTACAGAGTCTCATTCACAGGTCGCCGAGGCGGATAGAGGGTCAGCTTTAGGCCCGGAGTCCGAGACCTCGGCTAGAACCCCTTTGTCCATTGCCGCCACCACCCCTCCAGCCTCAGGCAGGGACAGTGGTTACCCTTCCAGGGAGGAGTTTGCACCTGGGAGTGAAAGTCAGAAGGTACATGTGGACCAGACTAAtctctcatcttcctcatcctctgctTTGACTCTAGAGCTAGTGAACCCTAAGATAGAGTACGACCCCGACGAGGAGCTCATGGAGTCTCCTGACACCAAAGACCTTTCATCGTATCCTGGACCTTCCCTGCACAATGACCATCATAGCAGGCTACTCCCCACAAGTCCCTCTAATTCCAACGAACGCTCTCCCTTGGGATACAACTCCTCCTTTAATACCAGGCAGCTGATGGAGATGCTGGCCAGAGGTGAAGGCCCCAGTCCTCTGGGGGACAGAGTGGGGCAACGCTTTACACAGGGACTAGGTAGTAACACGGGAGGAAGCAGAATGGACGAGGGGTTAGGGTTTGTGGGCTCATCTATCATGGAGATCCAGTCTGATTGGCTTGGAGAGGACACAG GCGATGGCTTGGTAGTGCCAGTGAAACTCCACAAGTGCCCGTTCTGTCCTTACACGGCCAAGCAGAAGGGGATCATGAAGAGACACATACGTTGCCACACAGGCGAGAGGCCCTTCCCCTGTCCCATGTGCGGCAAGAGGTTCACACGACAGGAGCACCTTCGTAGCCACGCCCTAAGT GTCCACAGACAGTGCTGGCCAGTGTCGTGTAAGAGCTGCAGGCGAACGTTCACTGGGCCGAGCGTGTCGCCGGGGCTCAGGCGTTTTGGCATCTGCGACGGCTGCAGCTGCGTGACGACCACTCACGACGACTCAGCTCCCGTCCACCCCTCCGGCCAAGCGGAGCCAATGGAACGTGCGGACGGAGGCGCAGACTGGTCCAGTTTTATGGACGATGTGGATGAGGTGGAGGTTGGCAGAGTGGAGGACTTAGTGGAGAAACAGATGCTTGAAAGACAGCTAGCTGCCTGTACTGATGTAAGTCACACACTGtga
- the LOC125020531 gene encoding uncharacterized protein LOC125020531 — protein sequence MKKKKKKKDACGAGTHPGIWTVLDLNCARAETGDVSDEVHQNRPERTRAEQPACFYFIVGGGRHETLRRVHEPFSGEENMGKSRDLSEFERGMIVGARSAGCSISQTVNMLGFSKTAVSRVFREWCEKQKTSSRRELSGRKRLVDEAGEKMLERIMEANNQATDVQIQAMYNSSGPEKPISLRTTQRTLKRLGYSRKMQRQDVLVAAGLQALAVYSCPQQLETPTDSACGKQTDLKNESPTDTTSSNENDKKDVEAVT from the coding sequence atgaaaaaaaaaaaaaaaaaaaaagatgcgtGCGGGGCGGGAACACATCCGGGCATTTGGACTGTACTTGATCTGAACTGTGCTCGGGCAGAGACTGGTGACGTCTCCGATGAAGTCCACCAGAACAGACCAGAACGAACGCGAGCAGAACAGCcggcttgtttttattttattgtgggGGGTGGCAGACACGAGACGCTGCGGCGTGTCCACGAGCCTTTCTCCGGGGAGGAAAACATGGGGAAGTCGCGAGATTTGAGCGAGTTCGAGCGGGGCATGATAGTGGGAGCCCGCAGCGCCGGGTGCAGCATCTCGCAGACCGTGAACATGTTAGGATTTTCAAAGACGGCGGTGTCTCGAGTTTTCAGGGAATGGTGCGAGAAACAGAAAACGTCCAGTCGACGGGAGCTGAGCGGGAGAAAGCGCCTCGTCGACGAGGCCGGCGAGAAGATGCTGGAGAGGATAATGGAGGCGAACAACCAGGCTACGGATGTGCAGATCCAGGCCATGTACAACAGCAGCGGACCGGAGAAGCCCATCTCGCTCAGAACCACCCAGCGGACCCTCAAGAGGCTGGGCTACAGCCGCAAGATGCAGCGGCAGGACGTGCTGGTCGCGGCTGGGCTGCAGGCTTTAGCCGTGTACTCATGTCCACAGCAGCTGGAGACTCCCACTGACTCTGCGTGCGGGAAACAAACTGACCTCAAGAACGAGTCTCCCACGGATACCACTAGCAGTAACGAGAATGACAAAAAGGATGTAGAAGCAGTaacctaa